The Cystobacter ferrugineus genome includes a window with the following:
- a CDS encoding alpha/beta fold hydrolase has protein sequence MSTPAAGAKPSYLAGIETVMVEPELEEVRYLTVESGDGRQSTLYEFGPKDAEKVVVLPPYGVTFLLVARLARLLSQRFHVLIWESRGCPDSAIPVYDTDLGLADQSRHFSEVLKQQGFEAFHFVGWCQAAQLAVHATASGQVKPRTMSWIAPAGLGYSLVKSEFDRCALPIYLEIEKHGLLHAEKLGRLLNKYNGVPATAQNAAEKLTMRHLADPRMTYVFSRYMKAYEDNRLLAKQFVSTALDSVPTLAIHCRDDTYSHFSESVQLSKLHPSLELRLLGKGGHLQIFNDPATLAEYVLGFIDTRASQAAAPAVAGA, from the coding sequence ATGAGTACGCCAGCAGCAGGAGCGAAGCCGTCCTATCTCGCGGGTATTGAAACGGTGATGGTCGAACCTGAGCTTGAGGAGGTTCGCTACCTGACCGTGGAGAGCGGCGACGGACGGCAGAGTACCCTCTATGAGTTCGGTCCGAAGGACGCGGAGAAGGTCGTGGTCTTGCCGCCCTACGGAGTCACCTTCTTGCTGGTGGCGCGACTCGCCCGGCTCCTCTCCCAGCGATTCCATGTCTTGATTTGGGAGTCAAGGGGGTGTCCGGACTCCGCCATCCCGGTGTATGACACGGACCTTGGGCTCGCCGACCAGTCAAGGCATTTCTCCGAGGTCCTCAAGCAGCAGGGCTTCGAGGCGTTTCACTTCGTCGGCTGGTGTCAGGCGGCGCAGCTTGCCGTGCATGCCACCGCCAGCGGCCAGGTCAAGCCGCGGACGATGTCTTGGATTGCCCCGGCGGGGCTGGGTTACTCGCTGGTCAAGTCCGAGTTCGATCGATGTGCACTGCCCATCTACCTGGAGATCGAGAAGCATGGCCTGTTGCACGCGGAGAAGCTCGGCAGGCTTCTGAACAAATACAATGGCGTTCCCGCGACGGCGCAGAACGCGGCGGAAAAGCTGACGATGCGCCATTTGGCCGACCCGCGGATGACATACGTCTTCTCCAGGTACATGAAGGCGTATGAAGACAACAGGCTCCTCGCCAAGCAGTTTGTCTCGACCGCGCTCGACTCGGTGCCGACGCTGGCCATTCACTGCCGGGACGACACGTACAGCCACTTCTCGGAGTCCGTTCAGCTCTCGAAGCTGCATCCATCCCTCGAGCTTCGCCTGCTCGGTAAGGGCGGCCATCTGCAGATCTTCAACGACCCCGCCACGCTGGCGGAGTACGTTCTCGGTTTCATCGACACCAGGGCGTCGCAGGCTGCCGCTCCTGCGGTGGCGGGAGCGTAG
- a CDS encoding pentapeptide repeat-containing protein: MPASSTPSLESGDFFADVTFSDLSIESADLSGKEFERCTFRRCKLPESRWVRSRLEDCVFEGCDLLRMVPEKLALRSVTFKDTRLMGVDWSGLGTMPDVQFEQCDLRYSSFLKLNLRKTRFVGCSAREANFIDVDLAESDFTGTDMPGCTMQGCVLTKTNFARSTNLIFDPKANQVKGTRVGVETAVALAQALGMVVDGYQTP, translated from the coding sequence ATGCCCGCCAGCTCCACTCCCTCTCTGGAAAGTGGCGATTTTTTCGCCGACGTCACGTTTTCTGATCTATCGATCGAGTCGGCTGACCTCTCCGGCAAGGAATTCGAGCGCTGCACGTTCCGGCGGTGCAAGTTGCCCGAAAGCCGCTGGGTCCGGAGCCGCCTGGAGGATTGCGTGTTCGAGGGATGCGATCTCCTGCGGATGGTACCGGAGAAGCTCGCGCTGCGAAGCGTGACCTTCAAAGACACCCGCCTGATGGGCGTGGACTGGAGTGGACTCGGAACCATGCCGGACGTCCAGTTCGAACAGTGCGACCTGCGCTACAGCTCCTTCTTGAAGTTGAATCTACGCAAGACGCGGTTCGTTGGCTGCTCCGCGCGCGAAGCCAACTTCATTGACGTGGACCTCGCCGAGTCGGACTTCACCGGCACCGATATGCCGGGATGCACCATGCAGGGCTGCGTCCTCACCAAGACCAATTTTGCTCGATCGACCAATCTCATCTTCGACCCGAAGGCGAACCAGGTCAAAGGGACGCGTGTTGGCGTGGAGACCGCCGTCGCCCTCGCCCAAGCGTTGGGAATGGTGGTCGACGGCTATCAGACACCCTGA
- a CDS encoding carbohydrate-binding module family 20 domain-containing protein, producing the protein MHRVKPLIGPVLSALLLCALPARAQIAAAHVYHNHMPNFWAYYDLGQYASTPTGGPIRYMYDAQVINLKKNPPSNYTYYLPSGAPMPHDDLVTYYSHNAKTGAYLYWPPSVASDMKTNAPTGQVHVTMSGAVVNNVQDLVTLKNVPGYDNPNWGASWKDRYSALLTPAGNRTLDLIHFTGHHSMGPLVGPDYFLKDLIYQSATLAQPYFLGGSFQSSKGFFPTELGFSERLIPTLSKLGVQWAVIGDNHFSRTLKDYPYLNDPGSDTLVSPPNRADLQNTSSVGSWVSAQMAHEQQVIKNKYPFASTPHWVRYVDPATGAESRVVGIPVNQNGSWLEGWEGEATVDVVNLKSFEGLVPQRQFFVIAHDGDNSSGRAGSDSTWYNGRSVTCANGVQCVGISEYLVHHPPASTDVVHVQDGSWVDTRDSSSDPQWHHWKLPFGIWKGQFPAFNAATGLNLSPKTNLSGVQEGMTVSLEHGWHYLERNFALLQAALNYAKTAEQIWLDAHPNHWSPTTAIDKQITHTGNQLNPWMMSFPVKGDVNNDWAGGANPAELAWYFLLPAMDSGFGYYDENQDDNVKPTLSFNQSLYFSKPYVQQRIAQDKTGPSVWWAQRWPYNPGSANTDKSEGWTLHFFNNHFALYTYAYDASGISSIKARVRVHTHKSIDPLDNTHKVYDPAARKAAGVPNIDPARVGAWVDYPLTRRDLKPVMNGVSWQPAYLPVMAKVPAQEIGDLYYVYLGNYRDQLLDYYIEATDSRGNITRGEIQSVYVGSGRYNLVGGKYIEDPNGTVQGTHPFLVVDTTAPSVPSGLTAKAKTDRSVTLSWSAASDNVAVSGYDVFRDGTQVGSSTSTAYTDSGLSPSTQYSYTVRARDAAGNASAQSTALSVATLTPDTTPPSVPSGLTASGTTSSSVALAWTASTDNYGVANYEVLRNGTQVASVTGTTYSDTGLSPSTTYSYTVRARDAAGNVSSPSTALSVTTQTGNSATVYYFNNNFALKYIHFRIGGGTWTTVPGNVMATSEVPGYAKYTVNLGAATQLECVFNDGKGTWDNNKGNNYLLPAGTSTVKDGVVSSGAPALDTTAPSVPSGLTAASKTSSSVSISWSASTDASGIAGYDVYRDGSLVGAPVSTSYTDSDLSAGTTYRYTVRARDTAGNASAQSTALSVTTSTSSATSVTFNVTASTVVGQNIYLVGNHAALGNWNTGAAILLSPASYPKWSVTLSLPGSTALEYKYIKKDGSGNVTWESGANRSTTIPASGTATLNDTWK; encoded by the coding sequence ATGCATCGAGTGAAGCCGTTGATAGGGCCCGTCCTGTCGGCGCTGTTGCTGTGTGCCCTGCCCGCCAGGGCGCAGATCGCCGCGGCCCACGTCTACCACAACCACATGCCCAACTTCTGGGCCTACTACGACCTGGGCCAATACGCGTCCACGCCCACCGGCGGCCCCATCCGGTACATGTATGACGCGCAGGTCATCAACCTGAAGAAGAATCCCCCGTCCAATTACACATACTACCTGCCATCGGGCGCGCCCATGCCGCACGATGACCTCGTCACCTATTACTCGCACAACGCGAAGACGGGTGCCTACCTGTACTGGCCTCCAAGCGTCGCCTCGGACATGAAAACCAATGCCCCCACCGGCCAGGTGCACGTCACCATGTCCGGCGCCGTGGTGAACAATGTCCAGGATCTCGTCACCCTGAAGAACGTCCCCGGCTACGACAATCCGAACTGGGGCGCCTCCTGGAAGGACCGCTACAGCGCCCTGCTCACCCCCGCGGGCAACCGCACCCTGGATCTCATCCACTTCACCGGCCACCACTCCATGGGGCCCCTGGTCGGTCCCGACTACTTCCTCAAGGATCTCATCTACCAGAGCGCCACGCTCGCCCAGCCCTACTTCCTCGGCGGCTCCTTCCAGTCCTCCAAGGGCTTCTTCCCCACCGAGCTCGGCTTCTCCGAGCGCCTCATCCCCACCCTCTCCAAGCTCGGCGTGCAGTGGGCCGTCATCGGCGACAACCACTTCTCCCGCACCCTCAAGGACTACCCCTACCTCAACGATCCGGGCTCCGACACGCTCGTCTCCCCGCCCAACCGCGCCGATCTCCAGAACACCAGCTCCGTGGGCTCCTGGGTGAGCGCCCAGATGGCCCACGAGCAGCAGGTCATCAAGAACAAGTACCCCTTCGCCTCCACTCCCCACTGGGTGCGCTACGTGGACCCCGCCACGGGCGCCGAGTCGCGCGTCGTCGGCATCCCCGTCAACCAGAACGGCTCCTGGCTCGAGGGCTGGGAAGGCGAGGCCACCGTCGACGTCGTCAACCTCAAGAGCTTCGAGGGCCTCGTCCCCCAGCGGCAGTTCTTCGTCATCGCGCATGATGGCGACAACTCGAGCGGACGCGCCGGCTCCGACTCCACCTGGTACAACGGCCGCTCCGTCACCTGCGCCAATGGCGTGCAGTGCGTGGGCATCTCCGAGTACCTCGTCCACCACCCCCCCGCCTCCACCGACGTGGTGCACGTCCAGGACGGCTCGTGGGTGGACACGCGCGACTCCTCCTCGGATCCCCAGTGGCACCACTGGAAGCTGCCCTTCGGCATCTGGAAGGGTCAGTTCCCCGCCTTCAACGCCGCCACCGGCCTCAATCTCTCTCCCAAGACGAACCTCAGCGGCGTGCAGGAGGGCATGACGGTCTCCCTCGAGCACGGCTGGCACTACCTCGAGCGCAACTTCGCCCTGCTCCAGGCCGCCCTCAACTACGCGAAGACCGCCGAGCAGATCTGGCTCGACGCGCACCCCAATCACTGGTCGCCCACCACCGCGATCGACAAGCAGATCACCCACACGGGCAACCAGCTCAACCCGTGGATGATGTCCTTTCCCGTCAAGGGCGACGTGAACAACGACTGGGCGGGCGGCGCCAACCCCGCGGAACTCGCCTGGTACTTCCTGCTGCCCGCCATGGACTCGGGCTTCGGCTACTACGACGAGAACCAGGACGACAACGTCAAGCCCACGCTGTCCTTCAATCAATCCCTCTACTTCTCCAAGCCCTACGTGCAGCAGCGCATCGCCCAGGACAAGACGGGCCCCTCCGTCTGGTGGGCCCAGCGCTGGCCCTACAACCCCGGCAGCGCCAACACCGACAAGTCCGAGGGCTGGACGCTCCACTTCTTCAACAACCACTTCGCCCTCTACACCTACGCCTACGACGCGAGCGGCATCTCCTCCATCAAGGCCCGCGTCCGGGTGCACACCCACAAGAGCATCGACCCGCTCGACAACACCCACAAGGTCTATGATCCGGCGGCGCGCAAGGCCGCGGGTGTTCCCAACATCGATCCGGCCCGCGTGGGCGCCTGGGTGGACTACCCGCTCACCCGGCGCGACCTGAAGCCTGTCATGAATGGTGTTTCCTGGCAGCCCGCCTACCTGCCCGTCATGGCCAAGGTGCCCGCGCAGGAGATCGGCGACCTCTACTACGTCTACCTGGGCAACTACCGCGACCAGCTCCTCGACTACTACATCGAGGCCACCGACAGCCGGGGCAACATCACCCGGGGAGAGATCCAGTCCGTCTACGTGGGCTCGGGCCGGTACAACCTGGTGGGCGGCAAGTACATCGAGGACCCCAACGGCACGGTACAGGGAACGCATCCCTTCCTCGTGGTGGACACCACCGCGCCCTCGGTCCCCTCGGGACTGACCGCGAAGGCGAAGACGGACCGCTCGGTGACCCTGAGCTGGAGCGCGGCCTCGGACAACGTGGCGGTGAGCGGCTATGACGTCTTCCGCGATGGCACTCAGGTGGGCTCGAGCACCAGCACGGCCTATACCGACAGCGGCCTCTCCCCGAGCACTCAATACAGCTACACCGTGCGCGCCCGGGACGCGGCGGGCAACGCGTCCGCCCAGAGCACCGCCCTGAGCGTCGCCACCCTGACGCCGGACACCACCCCACCCTCCGTTCCCTCGGGCCTGACGGCGTCGGGCACGACGAGCTCCTCGGTGGCCCTCGCCTGGACGGCCTCCACCGACAACTACGGCGTCGCGAACTACGAGGTGCTCCGCAACGGCACCCAGGTCGCGTCCGTCACGGGGACGACCTACTCGGATACCGGCCTCTCGCCGAGCACCACCTACAGCTACACCGTGCGCGCCCGGGACGCGGCGGGCAATGTCTCCTCGCCCAGCACGGCCCTGTCCGTCACCACCCAGACGGGCAACAGCGCCACCGTCTACTATTTCAACAACAACTTCGCCCTCAAATACATCCACTTCCGCATCGGCGGTGGCACGTGGACGACCGTGCCCGGCAACGTCATGGCCACCTCCGAGGTGCCGGGCTACGCCAAATACACCGTCAATCTGGGAGCGGCCACCCAGCTCGAGTGTGTCTTCAACGATGGCAAGGGCACCTGGGACAACAACAAGGGCAACAACTACCTCCTGCCCGCGGGCACCTCCACGGTGAAGGACGGCGTCGTCTCCAGCGGAGCGCCCGCGCTCGACACCACCGCACCCTCCGTCCCCTCGGGCCTCACGGCGGCGTCCAAGACGTCCTCCTCCGTGTCGATCTCCTGGAGCGCCTCCACGGATGCCAGCGGCATCGCCGGATATGACGTGTACCGCGATGGCTCGCTGGTGGGCGCACCCGTCTCCACCAGCTACACCGACAGCGACCTGAGTGCCGGCACGACCTACCGCTACACCGTGCGCGCGCGCGACACCGCGGGCAATGCCTCCGCCCAGAGCACCGCCCTGAGCGTCACCACGAGCACCTCCTCGGCCACCTCCGTCACCTTCAACGTGACGGCCAGCACCGTCGTGGGACAGAACATCTACCTCGTGGGCAACCATGCCGCGCTCGGCAACTGGAACACCGGCGCCGCCATCCTCCTGTCTCCGGCCAGCTACCCGAAGTGGAGCGTGACGCTCAGCCTGCCCGGCTCGACGGCCCTCGAATACAAGTACATCAAGAAGGACGGCTCCGGGAACGTCACCTGGGAGAGCGGCGCCAACCGCTCGACCACGATCCCCGCCTCGGGGACCGCGACCCTCAACGACACCTGGAAGTAG
- a CDS encoding B12-binding domain-containing radical SAM protein — MANQRVAFIELTVFSGVYPLASGYMRGVAEQNPLIRESCSFEIHSICINDDRFEDKLNKIDADVYAISCYVWNMGFVKRWLPTLTARKPNAHIILGGPQVMNHGAQYLDPGNERVVLCNGEGEYTFANYLAELCSPQPDLGKVKGLSFYRNGELITTEPQARIQDLNTVPSPYLEGYFDSEKYVWAPLETNRGCPYQCTYCFWGAATNSRVFKSDMDRVKAEITWLSQHRAFYIFITDANFGMLTRDIEIAQHIAECKRKYGYPLTIWLSAAKNSPDRVTQITRILSQEGLISTQPVSLQTMDANTLKSVKRGNIKESAYLSLQEELHRSKLSSFVEMIWPLPGETLETFREGIGKLCSYDADAILIHHLLLINNVPMNSQREEFKLEVSNDEDPNSEAQVVVATKDVTREEYKEGVRFGYHLTSLYSLRALRFVGRYLDKQGRLAFKDLISSFSEYCKRNPDHPYTQYITSVIDGTSQSKFSANGGIFHVTLHEFRREFDQLLFGFIQTLGMMNDELLEFLFEMDLLNRPHVYSNTPINNGEGLLKHVTVVSKEKDAIVLRVPEKYAQLTSELLGLEGAPSTSLRVKYRGTQMPFMANKPYEDNLSYCEAKLHKMGSILPVWESAVPSRTPVRRPQVAVAG; from the coding sequence ATGGCCAACCAGCGGGTCGCATTCATTGAGTTGACGGTCTTCTCTGGCGTTTATCCCTTGGCCTCTGGCTACATGCGTGGCGTGGCCGAGCAGAACCCCTTGATCAGGGAGTCGTGCAGCTTCGAAATCCACTCGATCTGCATCAACGACGACCGATTCGAAGACAAGCTCAACAAGATCGATGCCGATGTCTACGCGATCTCTTGCTATGTCTGGAACATGGGCTTCGTGAAGCGGTGGCTCCCCACCCTCACCGCCCGCAAGCCCAACGCGCACATCATCCTTGGCGGTCCGCAGGTGATGAACCACGGGGCGCAGTACCTGGATCCGGGCAACGAGCGGGTGGTGCTCTGCAACGGTGAGGGTGAGTATACCTTCGCGAACTACCTGGCCGAACTCTGCTCCCCCCAGCCCGACCTTGGCAAGGTCAAGGGCCTCTCCTTCTACCGGAACGGAGAGCTGATCACGACCGAGCCCCAAGCGCGCATCCAGGATCTGAACACGGTCCCATCTCCCTACCTGGAAGGCTACTTCGACAGCGAGAAGTACGTGTGGGCGCCCCTTGAGACGAACCGGGGATGCCCCTACCAGTGCACCTACTGCTTCTGGGGGGCGGCGACCAACTCGCGCGTGTTCAAGTCCGACATGGACCGGGTCAAGGCGGAGATCACCTGGCTCAGCCAGCACCGGGCGTTCTACATCTTCATCACCGACGCGAATTTCGGCATGCTGACCCGCGACATTGAGATCGCCCAGCACATCGCCGAGTGCAAGCGGAAGTATGGCTATCCGCTCACCATTTGGCTGAGCGCGGCGAAGAACTCGCCTGACCGGGTCACGCAGATCACGCGGATCCTGAGCCAGGAGGGTTTGATCTCCACCCAGCCGGTCTCGCTCCAGACGATGGACGCGAACACGCTGAAGAGCGTGAAGCGCGGCAACATCAAGGAGAGCGCCTACCTGAGCCTCCAGGAAGAACTGCACCGCAGCAAGCTCTCCTCGTTCGTGGAGATGATCTGGCCGCTTCCCGGCGAGACGCTGGAGACCTTCAGGGAGGGCATCGGGAAGCTCTGCAGCTACGACGCCGACGCGATCCTCATCCACCACCTCCTGCTCATCAACAACGTGCCGATGAACAGCCAGCGCGAGGAGTTCAAGCTGGAGGTGTCGAATGATGAAGACCCGAACAGCGAGGCGCAGGTCGTCGTCGCGACGAAGGACGTTACCCGCGAGGAATACAAGGAGGGTGTGCGGTTCGGGTATCATCTCACGAGCCTGTACAGCCTGCGCGCACTCCGCTTCGTCGGGAGGTACCTCGACAAGCAGGGGCGGCTGGCCTTCAAGGACTTGATCTCCTCGTTCTCGGAGTACTGCAAGCGGAACCCTGACCACCCCTACACGCAGTACATCACCAGCGTGATCGACGGGACCAGCCAGTCGAAGTTCAGCGCCAACGGCGGCATCTTCCACGTCACACTTCACGAGTTCCGCAGAGAGTTCGACCAACTGCTCTTCGGGTTCATTCAAACCCTGGGCATGATGAACGATGAGCTGCTGGAGTTCCTGTTCGAGATGGATCTCCTCAACCGTCCGCACGTGTACAGCAACACGCCCATCAATAATGGCGAAGGGTTGCTGAAACACGTGACGGTCGTCTCGAAGGAGAAGGATGCCATTGTCCTGCGCGTTCCCGAAAAGTACGCGCAGCTCACGTCTGAGCTACTCGGGCTCGAGGGCGCTCCCAGCACGAGCCTGCGCGTGAAGTACCGCGGGACTCAAATGCCGTTCATGGCGAACAAGCCGTACGAGGACAACCTCTCCTACTGCGAGGCGAAGCTCCACAAGATGGGAAGCATACTTCCGGTCTGGGAGTCGGCCGTCCCTTCGCGCACACCGGTCCGGCGGCCGCAAGTGGCCGTCGCGGGCTGA
- a CDS encoding VOC family protein yields the protein MKRFFKLQLRTTNVPAARAFYSALFGEGAANADIVPLPEQAIARGAPAHWLGYVGVEDVDEAVRSFVGRGATQLGPTHPTNDGGRVAILRDPGGATFAVATAPATTRALQPEVVWQQLYAANVQQTAASYCDLFGWRLSDRRDLGALGVHQEFTWRSDEPSAGSVVDVAGLKGVHSHWLFHFRVAALAPAMEVVRKAGGVVIGPMELPNGDRIAVCEDPQRAAFALRESSHGR from the coding sequence ATGAAACGGTTCTTCAAGCTCCAGCTGCGCACCACCAACGTCCCCGCGGCACGGGCGTTCTACTCGGCTCTGTTCGGTGAGGGCGCCGCCAACGCAGACATCGTGCCGCTGCCCGAGCAGGCGATTGCCCGCGGCGCACCCGCCCATTGGCTGGGTTACGTCGGCGTCGAGGACGTCGATGAAGCGGTGCGCTCGTTCGTGGGGCGCGGGGCGACCCAGCTCGGCCCGACCCACCCGACGAACGACGGCGGGCGCGTCGCGATCCTCCGCGATCCTGGAGGGGCGACCTTCGCCGTGGCGACGGCACCGGCAACGACGAGAGCGCTCCAGCCGGAGGTGGTCTGGCAGCAGCTCTATGCCGCGAACGTGCAACAGACGGCCGCCTCGTATTGCGACCTGTTCGGATGGCGGCTCTCGGATCGCCGCGACCTTGGTGCGCTGGGGGTTCACCAGGAGTTCACCTGGCGCTCGGACGAGCCGAGCGCCGGCTCGGTCGTGGACGTGGCGGGGCTCAAGGGGGTCCATTCGCACTGGCTGTTCCATTTCCGCGTCGCCGCGCTCGCTCCCGCGATGGAGGTCGTCCGCAAGGCCGGAGGCGTCGTCATCGGCCCCATGGAACTTCCGAATGGCGATCGCATCGCCGTGTGCGAGGATCCGCAACGGGCGGCGTTCGCGCTTCGCGAATCCAGCCACGGACGCTGA
- a CDS encoding MbtH family protein: protein MSMNGDEAEYVVLINGEEQYSLWPARREIPGGWKTVGPKGSKETCQSYIQEVWTDMRPKSLREALTRSNC, encoded by the coding sequence ATGAGCATGAACGGGGACGAAGCCGAGTACGTTGTCTTGATCAACGGCGAAGAGCAGTACTCGCTCTGGCCCGCGCGCCGCGAAATTCCGGGGGGGTGGAAGACCGTTGGGCCCAAGGGAAGCAAGGAAACGTGTCAGTCCTACATCCAGGAGGTCTGGACGGACATGAGGCCGAAATCGCTACGGGAAGCCCTGACGCGCAGCAACTGCTGA
- a CDS encoding diiron oxygenase, whose product MWDSLAATRSKPRRVLPEGDVVGHLYPPAKAALLTHPLMKNLPPETLRLFFIHSAYKFMGDIAIFETETVNEVAMKIANGHTPITFPDDIRHDALTVIIDEAYHAYVARDFMRQIEQRTGVKPLPLGTETDLSRAMAFGKHRLPETLHGLWEIIAVCIGENTLTKDLLNLTGEKSFNEVLHQVMEDHVRDEGRHAVLFMNVLKLVWSEMEESARLAIGQLLPEFIREYLSPKMMAEYERVVLEQLGLAAEHIERILSETYSEPTLEDFRARYPLSGYLVYVLMQCDVLSHAPTREAFRRFKLLAH is encoded by the coding sequence GTGTGGGATTCGCTTGCCGCCACACGCAGCAAGCCCCGGCGCGTACTGCCGGAGGGGGACGTGGTCGGGCACCTGTACCCGCCGGCCAAGGCGGCCCTGCTCACCCACCCGCTCATGAAGAACCTTCCGCCCGAGACGCTGCGGCTGTTCTTCATCCACTCCGCCTACAAGTTCATGGGGGACATCGCCATCTTCGAGACGGAGACCGTCAACGAGGTGGCGATGAAGATCGCCAACGGTCACACGCCCATCACGTTCCCGGACGACATCCGCCACGACGCGCTCACCGTCATCATCGATGAGGCCTATCACGCCTACGTGGCACGCGACTTCATGCGGCAGATCGAGCAGCGCACGGGCGTCAAGCCGCTGCCCCTGGGAACGGAGACGGACCTGTCCAGGGCCATGGCTTTCGGCAAGCACCGGCTGCCCGAGACGCTGCACGGGCTCTGGGAAATCATCGCCGTCTGCATCGGGGAAAACACACTCACCAAGGATCTGCTGAACCTGACGGGTGAGAAGTCCTTCAACGAAGTGCTCCATCAGGTGATGGAGGACCATGTTCGCGACGAGGGCCGCCACGCGGTCCTCTTCATGAACGTGCTCAAGCTGGTGTGGAGTGAGATGGAGGAGAGCGCCCGGCTCGCCATCGGTCAGCTGCTGCCAGAGTTCATCCGCGAGTACCTCAGCCCGAAGATGATGGCGGAGTACGAGCGCGTCGTGCTGGAGCAGCTCGGTCTAGCGGCCGAGCACATCGAGCGGATCCTCTCCGAGACGTACTCGGAGCCGACGCTGGAGGATTTCCGCGCGCGATATCCCCTCTCCGGGTACCTGGTCTACGTGCTGATGCAGTGCGACGTCCTGTCGCACGCGCCGACGCGCGAGGCGTTCCGCCGATTCAAGCTGCTCGCCCACTGA
- a CDS encoding SAM-dependent methyltransferase, with the protein MQEIGQTALWVAGMRALETERSNPLFRDPFARRLAGDTLVEELRRRNAGEGAMPPAIEVRTRWLDDQITLGLGRGIRQIVILAAGMDARAYRLAWPGDTRLFELDHDAVLQDKEAKLTGVAPKCERHAVSVDLADDWPAALKKSGFDPGVPTLWLIEGLLVYLTEEQVTLLMARVNALSVPESIVLIDVVGRSILDSSRVKLMHDLARQFGTDEPEVILRPIGWDPHVYTTAAIGKQLGRWPFPVAPRGTPGVPQGYLVHGVKR; encoded by the coding sequence ATGCAAGAGATCGGCCAGACGGCACTTTGGGTGGCGGGAATGCGCGCGCTTGAGACCGAGCGTTCCAACCCACTGTTCCGGGATCCCTTTGCCCGTCGACTCGCCGGTGACACGCTCGTCGAGGAGCTGCGGCGCCGCAATGCCGGTGAGGGCGCCATGCCTCCCGCCATCGAGGTTCGCACGCGCTGGCTCGATGATCAGATCACGCTGGGGTTGGGCCGCGGCATCCGCCAGATCGTCATCCTCGCCGCGGGAATGGATGCCCGCGCCTACCGTTTGGCCTGGCCGGGAGACACGCGGCTGTTCGAGCTCGACCACGACGCCGTGCTCCAGGACAAGGAGGCGAAGCTGACCGGCGTCGCGCCGAAATGTGAGCGACATGCCGTGTCGGTCGATCTGGCCGATGACTGGCCGGCGGCGCTGAAGAAAAGCGGATTCGATCCCGGCGTGCCCACCCTGTGGCTCATCGAGGGATTGCTCGTCTACCTCACCGAGGAGCAGGTCACGCTGCTCATGGCCCGTGTCAACGCCCTGAGCGTTCCCGAGAGCATCGTCCTCATCGACGTCGTTGGCCGTTCGATTTTGGACTCCTCGCGCGTCAAGTTGATGCACGACCTCGCCCGCCAGTTCGGCACCGACGAGCCCGAGGTGATTCTAAGGCCGATTGGCTGGGACCCCCACGTCTACACCACCGCGGCCATCGGGAAGCAGCTCGGGCGCTGGCCCTTCCCCGTGGCGCCACGCGGCACCCCCGGTGTGCCCCAGGGATACCTGGTGCACGGAGTCAAGCGCTGA